In Mesoaciditoga lauensis cd-1655R = DSM 25116, one genomic interval encodes:
- a CDS encoding UDP-glucose dehydrogenase family protein, translated as MYKIAVLGTGYVGLTAGVGLASFGSKVLCLDIDKEKIEKLKKGISPIYEADMEELLNKNIDEKRIEFSTDISEGVKWADIIFLAVGTPPKEDGSADLSYIEEAAKEIGKNLNGYKVVVTKSTVPVGTNKKLKKIIMDNDPDNHEFDIVSNPEFLREGSAIHDFFHPDRVVIGTESGRPIEAIKKIYRPLYLNETPFVFTDLETAETIKYASNCFLAMKITFINELARFCDASGANVQTIAKALGMDGRISPKFLHPGPGYGGSCFPKDTKALAYTARKFDTPLKLIETTVKSNEEQKHYAAKKILKMLGNAKNKRVGLLGLSFKPETDDMRDSSAIVIIEDLLRAGVEEIKAFDPQAMENAKKIFKDKITYCTDEYEVAKDVDILALVTEWNQFRNLDLQKIKSLMKGNAFCDLRNIYKPDEVKEAGFIYEGVGIR; from the coding sequence ATGTATAAAATAGCGGTGCTCGGCACAGGATATGTTGGCCTTACGGCCGGCGTTGGACTGGCAAGTTTTGGTTCAAAGGTTTTGTGTTTGGATATAGATAAAGAAAAGATAGAAAAACTCAAAAAGGGGATTTCCCCAATTTACGAAGCGGACATGGAAGAACTCTTAAACAAGAATATCGACGAAAAGAGAATAGAATTTTCAACGGATATATCAGAAGGAGTAAAATGGGCAGATATAATTTTTTTAGCCGTTGGAACTCCTCCAAAAGAAGATGGTTCTGCAGATCTTTCATATATAGAAGAAGCCGCTAAGGAAATAGGAAAAAACTTGAACGGATACAAAGTGGTTGTAACGAAAAGTACCGTTCCAGTTGGAACAAATAAAAAGTTGAAAAAAATTATAATGGACAACGATCCAGACAATCATGAATTCGATATCGTCTCAAACCCAGAATTTCTTAGAGAAGGCTCTGCAATTCACGATTTCTTTCATCCAGATAGAGTGGTAATTGGCACGGAAAGTGGAAGACCAATAGAAGCTATCAAAAAAATCTATCGTCCTCTTTATTTAAATGAAACTCCATTTGTTTTCACAGACTTGGAAACCGCTGAAACAATAAAATACGCCTCAAACTGCTTCTTGGCCATGAAAATCACTTTTATAAACGAGCTTGCAAGATTTTGTGACGCATCTGGCGCCAACGTTCAAACCATTGCAAAAGCTTTGGGAATGGATGGAAGGATAAGTCCAAAATTCTTACATCCCGGTCCAGGCTACGGTGGTTCGTGCTTCCCAAAGGATACTAAAGCCTTAGCATATACAGCACGAAAATTCGACACGCCGCTTAAGTTGATAGAAACCACCGTGAAATCCAACGAAGAACAAAAACATTACGCCGCAAAGAAAATTCTTAAGATGCTTGGAAATGCCAAAAATAAAAGAGTTGGCCTTCTTGGACTTTCATTCAAACCCGAAACAGATGATATGAGAGACTCTTCAGCAATAGTCATAATAGAAGATTTATTAAGAGCGGGAGTAGAAGAAATAAAAGCATTTGATCCTCAAGCCATGGAAAACGCCAAAAAAATATTTAAAGATAAAATTACCTACTGTACAGACGAATATGAAGTGGCAAAAGATGTAGATATTTTAGCACTCGTCACCGAATGGAATCAATTTAGGAATCTTGATCTTCAAAAGATAAAATCTTTGATGAAAGGGAATGCATTCTGTGACCTTAGGAACATATATAAACCAGATGAAGTTAAAGAAGCCGGTTTTATTTACGAGGGAGTTGGAATAAGATGA
- a CDS encoding type II toxin-antitoxin system HicA family toxin, whose product MVNFLEKKEFIVVRIRGSHNILKNKKGKIVVVPVHQGESLGIGIIREILKQAGISAKEYHDFFS is encoded by the coding sequence ATGGTAAATTTCCTTGAAAAGAAAGAATTCATCGTTGTTCGTATTCGGGGAAGTCATAACATACTGAAGAATAAAAAAGGGAAAATTGTTGTTGTGCCTGTCCATCAAGGAGAATCTCTAGGAATAGGCATTATTCGGGAAATACTTAAACAAGCAGGAATATCCGCAAAAGAATACCACGATTTTTTCTCTTAA
- a CDS encoding ribbon-helix-helix protein, CopG family yields the protein MLKFERHNITMDSETWKILEELKRIQNKSISEIIREAIKELLKNHKYNKVYFKLMANTPFCDEEENEELTKILDLLNEDDLKIVDEYELHR from the coding sequence ATGTTAAAATTTGAAAGGCACAACATTACAATGGACTCGGAAACATGGAAAATATTGGAAGAATTAAAGAGAATTCAAAACAAAAGTATAAGCGAAATAATAAGAGAAGCGATAAAAGAATTGTTGAAAAATCATAAATACAACAAAGTTTACTTTAAGCTCATGGCTAACACACCATTTTGTGATGAAGAAGAAAACGAAGAATTGACAAAAATCCTGGATTTACTTAACGAAGACGACTTAAAAATTGTTGATGAATATGAATTACATCGTTAA
- a CDS encoding glycosyltransferase family 4 protein produces the protein MQKNKIVVHDVFNTDYGAYRLLRTRVHKIDSDSEFENWIICPDGKYSKKMKKTGIKIINTHIDDKSINPITDRSSISELANIFKKLKPDIVHTHTSKGGYIGRIAAKRAGVPHVIHQVHGFHFTQLNGIKKKIYEHAEKYLSKYAEVILFQNMNEFKLAQNMGFGSRTKLLYVGNGIPMEEFEGAQVKSAPKRGEKFKIVCVARLEPVKNHEMLFKAAQILKKENLNFEILLVGDGNLKNEYIEMCKKMGIKENIKFVGNVDREEVRNILTSSHISVLTSLKEGKPRSLMESQIVGLPVVATNVVGTDEIILNGENGFLVEVDDAKSLADKIKLLYEDENLWMKMSQSAKRIAKKNFDENVIVERLKKLYISLINDSLEKFLEETNKGKVWFEGVK, from the coding sequence TTGCAAAAAAACAAAATAGTTGTTCACGATGTTTTCAACACGGATTATGGAGCATACCGGCTTTTAAGAACGCGTGTTCACAAAATAGATTCGGATTCAGAATTTGAGAATTGGATAATATGCCCTGATGGCAAGTATTCCAAAAAAATGAAGAAAACGGGCATTAAAATAATAAACACTCACATAGATGACAAATCCATAAATCCAATAACAGATCGTTCTTCAATATCGGAACTTGCTAATATATTTAAAAAATTGAAACCGGACATAGTACACACGCACACTTCAAAAGGTGGGTACATAGGAAGAATAGCTGCAAAGCGTGCAGGGGTTCCCCATGTAATTCACCAAGTTCACGGATTCCATTTCACACAATTAAATGGCATCAAGAAAAAAATATATGAACACGCAGAAAAGTACCTTTCAAAATATGCAGAAGTTATCCTCTTTCAAAATATGAATGAATTTAAGCTGGCTCAAAATATGGGCTTTGGAAGTCGCACAAAGTTGTTGTACGTTGGTAATGGAATTCCAATGGAAGAATTTGAAGGGGCCCAGGTTAAAAGTGCGCCAAAAAGAGGAGAAAAGTTTAAAATAGTTTGCGTAGCTAGATTAGAACCTGTTAAAAACCATGAAATGCTTTTTAAAGCAGCGCAAATCTTGAAAAAAGAAAATTTAAACTTCGAAATATTACTTGTCGGGGATGGAAATTTAAAAAATGAATACATAGAGATGTGTAAAAAAATGGGAATAAAAGAAAATATAAAATTTGTAGGAAATGTAGACAGGGAAGAAGTTAGAAACATCTTGACTTCTTCACACATATCGGTTTTAACATCTCTTAAAGAGGGAAAGCCTCGCTCCTTGATGGAGTCTCAAATCGTTGGCTTACCTGTCGTTGCAACGAATGTTGTTGGAACGGATGAAATTATTTTGAACGGAGAAAACGGTTTCCTCGTTGAAGTTGACGATGCAAAATCACTTGCTGATAAAATAAAATTGCTTTATGAAGATGAGAATCTATGGATGAAAATGTCACAAAGCGCTAAGAGAATTGCGAAAAAGAACTTCGACGAAAATGTTATAGTAGAAAGGCTAAAAAAGCTCTACATTTCACTTATAAACGACTCTTTAGAAAAATTCTTAGAAGAAACAAATAAAGGAAAAGTCTGGTTTGAAGGAGTGAAGTGA
- a CDS encoding glycosyltransferase family 2 protein yields MKNIRNLWKSGTKTGDTTKIHCTNESDRMRVLASVVTFNPDIETLIRNLSSIYGQADSVLLVDNGSTNYDEILDVVNKDFEETKVIRNIENIGIAAALNKALDYASERNFGWLLTLDQDSIAEDELMKKYKNFIDNKMSHHKIAIIAPKIVDPDIKKMNKEEKDKEVIQPLSVITSGSLINVDIAKKVGGFLNKLFIDSVDHEFCLRIKKNEYEIYKLNYCKLHHKVGNPTPHNFLGLKIYTSNHAAVRNYYIFRNDLYLSKRYLFSFPKFILRKDISLIKRLVKILLYEKEKKAKIKYSFQGIIDFIIGRYGKYEEHHKILND; encoded by the coding sequence ATGAAGAATATAAGGAATTTATGGAAAAGTGGTACGAAAACAGGTGATACTACCAAAATTCATTGTACAAATGAAAGTGATAGGATGAGAGTGTTAGCATCGGTAGTCACGTTTAATCCGGATATCGAAACTCTGATTAGAAATTTAAGTTCTATATATGGACAAGCTGATTCTGTTTTGTTGGTGGATAATGGTTCAACAAATTATGATGAGATACTTGATGTTGTAAATAAAGATTTTGAAGAAACAAAAGTAATTAGAAATATTGAGAACATCGGGATTGCTGCAGCGTTGAATAAAGCTTTAGACTACGCATCAGAAAGAAACTTTGGCTGGCTTTTGACACTTGATCAAGACTCAATAGCTGAAGATGAACTTATGAAAAAGTATAAGAATTTTATTGACAACAAAATGAGTCATCACAAAATTGCAATCATAGCACCTAAGATAGTGGATCCAGACATAAAGAAAATGAATAAAGAGGAGAAGGATAAAGAAGTCATTCAACCTTTATCTGTTATTACGTCAGGTTCACTAATAAATGTAGATATAGCTAAAAAGGTTGGAGGATTTCTGAATAAATTGTTCATAGATTCAGTAGATCATGAATTTTGTTTACGAATAAAAAAGAATGAATATGAAATATATAAGCTTAACTATTGCAAATTGCATCATAAGGTAGGAAATCCAACGCCTCATAATTTTCTTGGTTTGAAGATATACACATCTAATCATGCCGCTGTACGAAATTACTATATTTTTAGGAATGATCTATATCTTAGTAAAAGATATCTTTTTTCTTTCCCAAAGTTCATTCTTCGTAAAGATATTTCCCTAATAAAACGTTTGGTGAAAATATTGCTCTATGAAAAAGAAAAGAAAGCCAAGATAAAGTACTCTTTTCAAGGAATAATCGATTTTATAATAGGAAGATACGGCAAATACGAAGAACATCATAAGATTTTAAATGATTAA
- a CDS encoding mannose-1-phosphate guanylyltransferase has translation MNVKVLILAGGSGTRFWPKSTEEKPKQFLNITSDDKTMIQETFSRALKITNRENVYVVTNEKQTHHIFEQLDLPKSNVIMEPAAKNTAAAIALGILKMNENNVVVVLPSDHYIKDVNEYVKTLETAAEFANKNEAIVTLGIKPTRAETGYGYIEINRDAIAGSNRNLDSFKKSIPLKVERFREKPNLETAYSYVESGNFFWNSGMFIFKVSTMWKAFEKHMPALYKALKNVKSREELEEAYSTLDSVSIDYGIMEKFENVFVIPGDFGWNDVGSWDAVYELVEKDENGNYSSSEKTIFRNAKNCAVFADGKEVAIAHVDDIIVVVHDGKVLVIKRGTTQDVKKISEKF, from the coding sequence ATGAACGTTAAGGTTTTGATTCTCGCGGGTGGATCTGGTACAAGATTTTGGCCCAAATCAACGGAAGAGAAACCAAAACAATTTTTAAACATCACATCAGATGATAAAACCATGATTCAAGAGACCTTTTCCAGGGCTTTGAAAATCACAAACCGTGAAAACGTATACGTTGTGACAAACGAAAAGCAAACCCATCACATATTTGAACAACTGGATTTGCCCAAAAGCAACGTTATAATGGAACCGGCGGCAAAAAACACGGCGGCTGCCATAGCGTTGGGAATATTAAAAATGAACGAAAACAATGTTGTGGTAGTTTTGCCATCGGACCATTACATAAAAGATGTGAACGAATATGTAAAAACCCTGGAAACAGCCGCAGAATTTGCAAACAAAAACGAAGCGATCGTTACACTCGGCATAAAACCAACACGTGCAGAAACCGGATACGGATATATAGAGATAAATAGGGATGCCATTGCGGGCTCGAATCGCAATCTCGATTCTTTTAAGAAATCAATTCCTCTTAAAGTAGAACGTTTCCGTGAAAAGCCAAATCTTGAAACGGCATATTCCTATGTTGAATCTGGGAACTTCTTCTGGAATTCTGGAATGTTTATCTTCAAAGTATCAACGATGTGGAAAGCTTTTGAAAAACATATGCCAGCGCTTTACAAAGCTCTTAAAAACGTAAAAAGCAGAGAAGAATTGGAAGAAGCCTATTCTACTTTAGATTCTGTTTCCATAGATTACGGAATAATGGAAAAATTCGAGAACGTTTTTGTAATTCCTGGAGACTTCGGATGGAATGATGTAGGAAGCTGGGACGCCGTATACGAGCTTGTTGAAAAAGATGAAAACGGGAATTACTCTTCTTCAGAAAAAACGATATTTAGAAATGCAAAAAACTGTGCCGTTTTCGCGGATGGAAAAGAAGTGGCAATCGCGCACGTTGATGACATAATAGTCGTCGTGCACGATGGCAAAGTTCTTGTTATAAAGCGTGGAACAACGCAAGATGTGAAAAAGATATCTGAAAAGTTTTGA
- a CDS encoding type II toxin-antitoxin system PemK/MazF family toxin, whose product MNKFPSRGEIWFVNLSPTLGHEQSGKRPALIVSVDAFNYGPANLVIVIPITSKYKGIPLHVEIVPPDGGVKRRSFVKCEDIRSISKERLLDFVGTVSTDVMKEVEERLKILIGL is encoded by the coding sequence ATGAATAAGTTTCCTTCGCGCGGTGAAATATGGTTTGTAAATCTCAGCCCAACACTTGGGCATGAACAATCAGGAAAGCGACCTGCGCTTATTGTTTCAGTTGATGCTTTCAACTATGGCCCAGCTAACTTGGTGATCGTCATCCCAATTACAAGCAAATATAAGGGAATACCGCTTCACGTTGAGATCGTTCCTCCTGATGGTGGAGTAAAAAGGCGAAGCTTTGTGAAATGTGAAGATATTCGTTCCATCTCCAAAGAAAGGCTTTTAGACTTTGTTGGAACGGTGTCAACAGATGTTATGAAAGAAGTGGAAGAGCGGTTAAAAATTCTAATCGGTTTATGA
- a CDS encoding type II toxin-antitoxin system HicB family antitoxin, with translation MKEFTVLIEKDEDGWLVGKVVELPGCQTQAKGVDELMKRIKEAIEGYLDVKEDIPTEKIEFIGIQKVAL, from the coding sequence GTGAAAGAATTTACAGTGCTGATAGAAAAAGATGAGGATGGGTGGCTTGTTGGCAAGGTTGTTGAACTTCCCGGTTGTCAAACCCAAGCTAAAGGCGTCGATGAGTTGATGAAAAGGATAAAAGAAGCAATTGAAGGATATCTGGATGTAAAAGAAGATATACCGACTGAGAAAATTGAATTCATTGGCATCCAAAAAGTTGCGCTGTGA
- a CDS encoding GDP-mannose 4,6-dehydratase has translation MILLVTGGAGFIGSNFVKHRLENTSDKIIVLDALTYAGVLDNLKSYLNDSNLLVPTSQYDLKKIEKTINQYGVTYNDVKDEVESKRLSSKLREFSPKYINIEDLNEKIEEVLENTRLAFVVGNIIDSTLDEKLMNLSDIVVHFAAESHVDRSIFNADAFVKTDVYGTYSLLEAAKKCEKLNKFIHISTDEVYGQAKEKPFKETDPLNPRNPYSASKAAADRMAYAYYQTYGVPVVIVRPSNNFGPNQYPEKLIPVVTIKALNNEPIPVYGDGKQRRDWLYVEDTAKAINLLIEKGEIGQAYNVAGRNERENMFVVERILEITGKSKDLIKHVKDRPGHDLRYLIDDTKIRGLGFKQDRTFEELFDHTVKWYLKNKNWWEKILREDEEYKEFMEKWYENR, from the coding sequence ATGATTTTACTTGTTACCGGCGGAGCTGGATTTATAGGAAGCAATTTTGTAAAGCATAGGCTTGAGAATACAAGCGATAAGATAATAGTCTTAGATGCTTTGACATATGCTGGCGTTCTGGATAATTTAAAATCATATCTAAACGATTCTAATTTATTGGTGCCCACCTCTCAATATGATTTGAAAAAGATTGAGAAAACGATTAATCAATATGGTGTAACTTACAATGATGTAAAAGATGAAGTCGAATCAAAGAGATTGTCTTCAAAGCTAAGAGAGTTTTCACCAAAATATATAAACATCGAGGATTTAAATGAAAAAATTGAAGAAGTTTTGGAAAACACCAGACTAGCTTTTGTTGTTGGAAATATCATTGATAGTACTTTAGATGAAAAGTTGATGAATCTCTCAGATATCGTCGTTCATTTTGCTGCTGAAAGCCATGTAGATAGATCAATTTTTAATGCTGATGCATTTGTCAAAACAGATGTGTATGGAACTTATTCCTTGTTAGAAGCAGCGAAAAAGTGTGAAAAACTAAATAAATTTATTCACATTTCCACAGATGAAGTTTACGGTCAAGCAAAGGAAAAACCATTCAAAGAAACGGATCCGTTGAATCCAAGAAATCCTTATTCGGCTTCCAAAGCCGCAGCGGATAGAATGGCGTATGCGTATTATCAAACGTATGGAGTTCCTGTGGTTATAGTCAGACCTTCAAATAATTTCGGACCTAATCAATATCCAGAAAAGCTTATTCCCGTTGTTACGATAAAAGCTCTAAATAATGAGCCAATACCAGTTTATGGGGATGGAAAACAAAGAAGGGATTGGCTTTACGTTGAAGACACCGCAAAAGCAATAAATTTGTTGATTGAAAAAGGAGAGATTGGCCAAGCTTACAATGTAGCCGGAAGAAACGAAAGAGAAAACATGTTTGTAGTGGAAAGAATACTTGAGATAACAGGGAAGTCTAAAGATTTGATAAAGCATGTTAAAGATAGGCCAGGACATGATCTAAGGTATTTGATAGATGACACGAAAATAAGAGGATTGGGTTTTAAGCAAGATAGAACTTTTGAGGAATTATTCGATCATACTGTTAAATGGTACCTAAAGAATAAAAATTGGTGGGAAAAGATTCTTAGAGAAGATGAAGAATATAAGGAATTTATGGAAAAGTGGTACGAAAACAGGTGA
- a CDS encoding glycosyltransferase translates to MKNEKKVCLVFLRNVRIAPSSYYRIGQYIPFLEKKSEIEFKIRNFYFEWYYTLFKKNKILARGLALPVGTLRRFFQLCCDTFFHKNYVLFIQKSAFPRYIPYILRFPYKLALKRAKKVIWDFDDDIIDSGEISNYELSELRQKSNHIIVCNDFLKSKLGIKYQNKIILLPTTDLLLERIDTEKLNFERLETYNYTIKLIWVGTYGNLKYLYAILPALEEAATNIAPRKNLVLKIVSNGKINYPTKYLKIENISWTRSRAFEEFKHAHIGLMPLSLNYYTPGKCGFKAVQYIGMGLPTVASPVGFNKKVITHNQNGLFAEDTEQWANSITKLSTNKNRWLIMSRLAREIWEKKFDSDFVKNELSNLII, encoded by the coding sequence ATGAAAAATGAAAAAAAAGTCTGTTTAGTATTTCTAAGAAATGTTCGTATAGCTCCTTCGAGTTATTATAGAATAGGACAGTATATACCTTTTCTCGAAAAAAAGTCCGAAATAGAATTCAAAATTAGAAATTTTTATTTTGAATGGTATTATACTCTTTTTAAAAAGAATAAAATTTTGGCACGAGGATTAGCACTTCCAGTTGGAACTCTTCGACGCTTTTTCCAATTATGTTGTGATACGTTTTTTCATAAGAATTATGTGCTTTTCATCCAAAAATCGGCTTTTCCAAGATATATTCCCTATATTTTGAGATTTCCATATAAACTCGCCCTAAAAAGAGCTAAAAAGGTAATATGGGATTTCGATGATGACATAATTGATAGTGGAGAAATAAGCAATTATGAGCTGTCGGAGCTGAGACAAAAGTCTAATCATATTATTGTTTGCAATGACTTTTTGAAGTCAAAATTGGGCATCAAATACCAAAATAAAATCATTCTTTTACCCACAACTGATCTTCTACTCGAAAGAATTGACACAGAAAAGTTGAATTTCGAAAGATTGGAAACATACAATTATACAATAAAGCTTATTTGGGTTGGGACATATGGAAATCTCAAATATCTTTATGCTATTCTTCCGGCACTTGAAGAAGCGGCTACAAACATTGCTCCTCGTAAGAACCTGGTTCTCAAAATAGTCTCAAACGGAAAGATTAATTATCCCACTAAATATCTAAAAATAGAAAACATTTCCTGGACACGTTCCCGAGCTTTTGAAGAATTCAAACACGCACATATTGGATTAATGCCTCTCTCACTCAATTATTATACACCAGGCAAATGTGGATTTAAAGCTGTTCAATATATTGGAATGGGACTCCCAACTGTGGCATCACCTGTTGGTTTTAACAAAAAAGTTATAACTCACAACCAAAACGGACTTTTCGCGGAGGATACCGAACAATGGGCAAATTCAATAACAAAACTTTCAACAAACAAAAATCGCTGGCTAATTATGTCAAGATTAGCTCGGGAAATATGGGAAAAGAAGTTTGATAGCGATTTTGTGAAGAACGAACTTTCGAACTTAATCATTTAA
- a CDS encoding ATP-binding protein: MIILHFINRLKERRFLEKRLNSNKSELIILYGRRRVGKTFLLEHSLKQGLFFSCDLSKPQYLMNTFFNQLKPLLDLPMDLKISTWDEFFSLLKTTILKQKIRSVVFDEFQYIPQRDESFLSIFQRWWDKEFKKMNVFFVLCGSYVGMIERMALSQNSPLYGRRTGQYRLMPMDFFDSSLFLSKMDIISKINSYAVLGGIPIYLLEFSEYSNFKDALLEKIFSPGEFLLEEGRFLTLEEFRKDPSTYFTILNVISSGRTKPVEISTLSGVEHKNIGTYLSKLLDLQFIRKEFPFSMKKPKNVPLYFIEDDYLRFYFKYIFKNIDKIYRGMGEMVAEEVLKSFSTYVSFTFEKIAKQYLIEKINPDSIGRWWDKGEEIDLVAVKDRKLIVGECKWTNKPVDNSTFLKLKRKSSKLLEYLDYDFEEIEYYLFSKSGFKNIEKSHDVHLVDLEEISKVQRHHVK; the protein is encoded by the coding sequence GTGATCATATTGCACTTCATAAACAGGCTAAAAGAAAGAAGATTTCTTGAAAAAAGGCTTAATTCCAATAAAAGTGAACTGATAATATTGTATGGCAGGAGACGTGTTGGAAAAACCTTTTTGCTTGAACATTCACTAAAACAAGGCCTCTTTTTCTCCTGCGATCTTTCTAAACCCCAATACCTGATGAACACCTTTTTCAATCAGTTAAAGCCTCTTTTGGATCTTCCAATGGATTTAAAAATAAGCACATGGGATGAATTCTTTTCACTCTTAAAAACCACTATTTTGAAGCAAAAAATTCGCAGCGTTGTTTTTGACGAATTCCAATACATCCCTCAAAGAGACGAATCCTTTTTATCCATTTTTCAAAGATGGTGGGATAAAGAATTCAAAAAGATGAACGTCTTTTTCGTCCTTTGCGGCTCCTATGTGGGTATGATTGAAAGAATGGCTCTATCACAAAATAGCCCTTTGTATGGCAGAAGAACCGGTCAATATCGCCTTATGCCGATGGACTTCTTCGATAGCTCTCTCTTTCTTTCAAAAATGGATATCATTTCGAAGATAAACTCTTACGCCGTTCTTGGGGGAATTCCAATATATCTTCTCGAATTCAGCGAATACAGCAATTTTAAAGACGCTCTCCTTGAAAAGATATTCTCACCAGGTGAATTTCTGTTGGAAGAAGGGCGATTTTTAACGCTCGAAGAATTCCGAAAAGATCCCTCAACCTACTTCACCATACTCAACGTGATTTCTTCCGGCAGAACAAAGCCAGTGGAAATTTCCACCTTGTCAGGAGTTGAGCATAAAAACATCGGCACCTATCTTTCAAAGCTTTTAGATTTACAGTTCATAAGGAAAGAATTTCCATTTTCAATGAAAAAACCCAAAAATGTGCCCCTTTATTTCATTGAAGATGATTATCTCCGATTCTATTTCAAGTACATCTTCAAAAACATAGATAAAATCTACAGAGGAATGGGAGAAATGGTGGCAGAAGAAGTTCTCAAAAGTTTTTCAACGTATGTGTCCTTCACATTTGAAAAGATAGCTAAGCAATATCTAATCGAAAAGATCAACCCAGATTCGATAGGAAGATGGTGGGACAAAGGCGAGGAAATAGATTTGGTGGCCGTCAAAGACAGAAAGCTCATTGTTGGAGAATGCAAATGGACAAACAAGCCCGTTGATAATTCCACATTTTTAAAATTGAAGAGAAAATCTTCTAAGCTACTCGAATACTTAGATTATGACTTTGAAGAAATCGAATACTATCTTTTTTCAAAATCAGGATTCAAGAACATAGAAAAAAGTCACGACGTACACTTAGTAGACCTCGAAGAAATTTCAAAAGTTCAAAGGCATCATGTAAAATAA
- a CDS encoding type II toxin-antitoxin system RelE family toxin — MNMNYIVKLTKKAKKTFDRLDQKTKGRINKSFHELINFYEGKGASKPDLKLLKGKYSGLIRLRVGNYRIIFTLHEMNFVILIIEIVNRGDAYK, encoded by the coding sequence ATGAATATGAATTACATCGTTAAGCTGACAAAGAAAGCCAAAAAAACATTTGATAGATTAGATCAAAAAACAAAAGGCAGAATCAACAAATCTTTCCACGAATTAATAAATTTTTATGAAGGAAAAGGTGCTTCAAAACCAGATTTAAAACTGTTAAAAGGCAAATATTCTGGATTGATAAGACTGAGAGTCGGAAATTATAGAATCATTTTCACCTTACATGAAATGAACTTCGTCATATTGATTATAGAGATTGTGAATCGTGGGGACGCCTACAAATAA
- a CDS encoding NAD-dependent epimerase/dehydratase family protein, which produces MRILVTGGAGFIGSSLCDKLIERGDYVINLDNLNNYYDPKIKWQNIQEVINSPNYKLYVGDVRDRKILSQIFEVEKPGVVVHLAAMAGVRNSLKDPLDYVDVDVKGTVNLLEFSRKYGIEKFVFGSSSSVYGKNTKVPFKEDDPLEGQVSPYAASKRAGEIYCQTYSEMYNMKISCLRFFTVYGPRQRPEEAIHLFTKLISEGKPIPVFGDGTSKRDYTYVDDVVEGIIKAIDTDYEFEIFNIGNSGTITLENLIKLLESTIGKKAIIDRKPFQLGDVQITYADISKARKILRYEPKTKIEEGVKKFWEWYKKFFL; this is translated from the coding sequence ATGAGAATACTTGTAACAGGAGGGGCTGGATTTATAGGCTCTTCACTTTGCGATAAGCTTATCGAGCGTGGAGATTACGTTATTAACCTCGACAACCTCAACAATTATTACGATCCCAAGATAAAGTGGCAGAACATACAAGAGGTGATTAATTCACCAAATTACAAGTTGTATGTGGGAGATGTAAGGGATCGTAAAATTCTATCTCAGATTTTTGAAGTTGAGAAACCAGGAGTTGTGGTTCATCTTGCCGCCATGGCAGGGGTAAGAAACTCATTGAAAGATCCGCTTGATTACGTGGATGTAGATGTCAAGGGTACCGTCAATCTACTCGAATTCTCAAGAAAATATGGAATAGAAAAATTCGTTTTTGGATCATCTTCGTCAGTTTATGGAAAAAACACAAAAGTACCTTTTAAAGAAGACGATCCACTGGAAGGACAAGTTTCACCTTACGCTGCATCAAAAAGAGCTGGAGAGATATATTGTCAAACTTACAGTGAAATGTACAACATGAAAATTTCTTGTTTGAGATTTTTCACGGTATATGGCCCGAGACAACGCCCGGAAGAAGCTATACACCTATTTACAAAACTCATAAGTGAGGGAAAGCCTATTCCGGTTTTTGGAGATGGAACAAGCAAAAGAGATTACACTTATGTCGATGATGTGGTTGAGGGGATAATAAAAGCAATCGATACCGATTACGAATTTGAAATTTTCAACATAGGGAATTCTGGGACGATAACGCTTGAAAATTTGATAAAATTGCTTGAAAGCACAATTGGCAAAAAAGCCATTATAGACAGAAAACCCTTCCAGCTTGGCGATGTTCAAATAACATATGCTGACATCTCCAAAGCAAGGAAAATCCTCAGATATGAGCCAAAAACAAAGATAGAAGAAGGCGTGAAAAAATTTTGGGAATGGTACAAGAAATTTTTTCTATGA